From a single Planctellipticum variicoloris genomic region:
- a CDS encoding dienelactone hydrolase family protein — MATADFRDRLLKCLGGDWPAPVPLNVRLRETLQREGVRIESLFYDVFPGDSIPALLLIPAGVDAARPAPAIAVWHQHNGEWHLGKSEPAGLAGNPMHHTGLALARQGYVVLCPDALCFEERQDSRLKGGEFERFEFLRYTLAGQCMAWRNILDMKRSIDFLASRPEVRADQIGCYGHSMGSTHTWLAGPWEPRIKCLVGNCCLPTYKGIHREKLLHCFPNFIPGLQAFGDTPDIAALIAPRPLLLNFGELDRGSPIEDVREALPNIQRAYDSMHAGDKFSAFIEAGAGHVLSEGMWERTLQWFGRHLPIPA, encoded by the coding sequence ATGGCGACGGCCGACTTTCGCGATCGACTGCTGAAGTGCCTGGGCGGCGACTGGCCTGCCCCCGTCCCGCTGAATGTTCGGCTTCGTGAAACGCTGCAGCGGGAGGGGGTGCGGATCGAGTCGCTGTTCTACGATGTGTTTCCGGGGGATTCCATTCCGGCGCTGCTGCTGATTCCGGCGGGCGTCGATGCGGCGCGGCCGGCCCCGGCGATCGCCGTCTGGCATCAGCACAACGGGGAATGGCATCTCGGGAAGTCGGAACCTGCCGGGTTGGCGGGCAACCCGATGCACCACACGGGTCTCGCGCTGGCCCGGCAGGGATATGTCGTCCTTTGCCCGGACGCGCTCTGTTTCGAAGAGCGCCAGGATTCCCGGCTCAAGGGGGGAGAGTTCGAGCGTTTCGAGTTTCTGAGATACACTTTGGCCGGCCAGTGCATGGCCTGGCGGAACATTCTGGATATGAAACGGTCGATCGACTTCCTCGCGAGCCGACCGGAAGTCCGGGCCGATCAGATTGGCTGTTACGGTCACTCGATGGGGTCGACTCACACGTGGCTGGCGGGTCCCTGGGAACCGAGGATCAAGTGCCTGGTCGGAAACTGCTGCCTGCCGACATACAAAGGGATTCACCGCGAGAAGCTGCTGCACTGCTTCCCGAATTTCATTCCGGGACTGCAGGCGTTCGGCGATACTCCCGATATCGCGGCCCTGATTGCTCCCCGACCGCTGCTGTTGAACTTCGGCGAGCTGGATCGGGGGAGTCCGATTGAAGACGTTCGCGAGGCGCTGCCGAACATTCAGCGGGCCTACGACAGCATGCACGCCGGCGACAAGTTCTCGGCGTTCATTGAAGCCGGGGCGGGGCATGTCCTGTCGGAGGGGATGTGGGAACGAACCCTTCAGTGGTTCGGTCGCCATCTGCCAATCCCGGCCTGA
- a CDS encoding inverse autotransporter beta domain-containing protein codes for MHASNCRREIQFLTLARQALWAGLAILASIWAVPAFGQDSSPVTTDDGGFLFSDRFTGRRGEAYGAVFRLGVETGPAIGREDTLIPLEFMPYGFLFDEAMVFGDLRGFRSTKDNWGANVGGGYRHYISAWDRIVGVNGFFDYDNTSGGLFRQFGGGLETYGKFWDARVNAYFPTGATNKQLDISVVPNSAKFITNYLYFDQQRIIGNALRGVDMEVGVPLLGDFLTDHDVRLFAGWYHYESDETISTWGWKGRLQGDVTPSASLALEVTHDKVFDTNVIFGASWSYGGYRQPDDEPKSTFDRMTTRVRRNYNVVVSRDTIIDTNIIAINPTTQNPYFFEHVASYAPAGGNGTVEDPFQTIAEAQAQAGGDIIYVHANSVYNGGPNSAVTLEEGVRVLGEGNGVRHFVVVSGLGSIELPRAQPNLPNRPTFLSSPGDAVTLANNAEFSGFIIGDPNDPLLGPTGHGIFGDAVGGVTIRQTDVNYAALDGIHLENTIGQIQMRGDRIFNSTETALNIQGGSGNILFVDDASSGAQGIIDKTGGTGYGLLVSGTSPGLASSVVMVDGGTTQADINTSGVQGILIDNAGGSVIVGNTNIAGSPENAIEVLSGAGNVTFGGTVNVSNSSTAGTGDSSAILITDKPVGTTVLFAQPVNISSRNERGFGYFNNASSLAFRDTLTINATTTSSSILPALEYQNNSGNARFEDISINGSSVEGILIGTPLLASNNSGSFIVTGTTAITNADTGVLIEDDDATVQFNGLSITGYGTDAIVVRNNRSLVSFLGNTLIDGTANTLVREPAILIHDNTGDISFQTVSISNVTGSSSQTLPDPNGPNPDIAYASGVTIFDNPASVNFSSLSVDTVFGAGLLAFNVGTTTTDFTTNLVTGTGGLTIGGGAFTATTNANTESAINIQESVMNVTLNSVDVFSYTSAINLINNVGVGTPTVTTNGSFPTSMPAAFTITGASGVLRSGGVMSGGFASNIFVRNSGDISLSNIESSLSLNSGIDVADTRSLFVFNGDFTGNLDHGIVVADVPLVAIDSSRLSNNGSTAGPNNEIRLTGSISSSTLDDTYTRINATQILGYNWAITNNVIVDGAGDNTDEVIFISGNNNASPLTLVVDGNAISSSEAVSTDVELVWAGPLQASFTRNIFNTTGGLSTGLDIRAQSNNSTSDIQILSNQFGGSLGGNTGLNVATSGPSSVLVGSYANTGVGNIFNLNGSLGTNNTVVNNIGMQFNFAPNTFASIYDNQMTMNGDGDTAIDVIFASGPGTTLAVNNNLINMNGQNGGALEEGIVIESVIGTVNLFGTQNNIINFNNSNFFNTYRFPPTGINGTIIINGAAVP; via the coding sequence ATGCACGCGTCGAATTGCAGACGTGAAATCCAGTTCCTGACGCTCGCCCGGCAGGCCCTCTGGGCCGGCTTGGCGATTCTGGCGTCGATCTGGGCCGTTCCGGCGTTCGGCCAGGACAGCTCGCCCGTCACGACCGACGACGGCGGCTTCCTGTTCAGCGACCGCTTTACCGGGCGCCGCGGAGAAGCCTATGGAGCGGTCTTCCGCCTCGGTGTCGAAACCGGGCCGGCGATCGGCCGTGAGGACACCCTCATCCCCCTGGAATTCATGCCCTACGGATTCCTGTTTGACGAGGCGATGGTCTTCGGCGACCTGCGCGGATTCCGGTCTACCAAAGACAACTGGGGCGCTAACGTCGGCGGCGGCTATCGACACTACATTTCAGCCTGGGACCGGATCGTCGGGGTCAACGGCTTCTTCGACTACGACAACACGAGCGGCGGACTCTTTCGTCAGTTCGGCGGCGGCCTCGAAACCTACGGAAAGTTCTGGGACGCCCGAGTCAACGCCTACTTTCCCACCGGCGCCACGAACAAGCAGCTCGATATCTCCGTGGTCCCGAACAGCGCCAAGTTCATCACGAACTATCTCTACTTCGATCAGCAGCGAATCATCGGCAACGCTCTTCGCGGCGTCGACATGGAAGTCGGCGTCCCGCTGCTGGGCGATTTCCTGACCGATCACGACGTTCGGCTCTTCGCGGGCTGGTATCACTACGAGAGCGACGAGACCATCAGTACCTGGGGCTGGAAAGGACGCCTGCAGGGAGACGTCACTCCCAGCGCATCGCTGGCCCTGGAAGTCACCCATGATAAAGTCTTCGACACGAACGTGATCTTCGGCGCATCCTGGAGCTACGGCGGATACCGCCAGCCCGACGACGAACCCAAGTCGACCTTCGACCGCATGACGACGCGCGTCCGCCGCAATTACAACGTGGTCGTCTCCCGCGACACGATCATCGACACGAACATCATCGCGATCAACCCGACGACTCAGAACCCCTACTTCTTCGAGCATGTGGCCAGCTACGCCCCGGCCGGAGGAAACGGCACGGTCGAGGATCCGTTCCAGACGATCGCCGAGGCGCAGGCGCAGGCGGGCGGGGACATCATCTATGTCCACGCCAACAGCGTCTACAACGGCGGCCCCAACAGCGCCGTCACCCTCGAAGAAGGCGTGCGGGTTCTCGGCGAAGGCAACGGCGTCCGGCACTTTGTCGTCGTCAGCGGACTCGGCTCGATCGAGCTGCCTCGCGCACAACCCAATCTGCCGAACCGACCCACGTTCCTCAGCTCTCCGGGCGACGCAGTCACCCTCGCCAACAACGCCGAATTCAGCGGGTTCATCATCGGCGATCCGAACGATCCGCTGCTTGGCCCGACGGGTCACGGCATCTTCGGCGATGCCGTCGGCGGCGTCACCATTCGCCAGACCGACGTGAACTACGCCGCTCTGGATGGCATCCATCTGGAAAACACCATCGGCCAGATTCAGATGCGCGGCGATCGGATTTTCAACTCGACCGAGACGGCCCTGAACATTCAGGGCGGTTCGGGAAATATTCTGTTCGTCGACGACGCAAGCTCCGGTGCACAGGGCATCATCGATAAGACCGGCGGCACCGGCTACGGCCTGCTGGTCTCGGGCACGTCTCCAGGACTCGCCAGTTCCGTCGTCATGGTCGACGGCGGCACGACGCAGGCCGATATCAACACGTCGGGAGTTCAAGGCATCCTGATCGACAATGCCGGCGGATCGGTCATCGTCGGCAACACGAATATCGCCGGTTCTCCGGAAAACGCGATCGAGGTGCTCAGCGGAGCCGGCAACGTGACGTTCGGCGGAACGGTCAACGTGAGCAATTCGTCGACGGCGGGGACCGGCGACAGCAGCGCCATCCTCATCACGGACAAGCCGGTCGGCACGACGGTGCTGTTTGCCCAGCCGGTGAACATTTCGAGCCGCAACGAACGCGGATTCGGGTACTTCAACAACGCGTCCAGCCTCGCGTTCCGGGACACGTTGACGATCAACGCAACGACGACCAGCAGCTCGATCCTGCCGGCCCTCGAATACCAGAATAACTCTGGAAACGCCCGATTTGAGGACATCTCTATCAATGGCAGTTCCGTCGAAGGCATCCTGATCGGCACGCCGCTGCTCGCCAGTAACAACTCGGGGTCTTTCATTGTCACCGGAACCACCGCGATTACGAACGCGGATACGGGCGTGCTGATCGAGGACGACGACGCCACTGTGCAGTTCAACGGGCTGAGCATCACCGGCTACGGAACCGACGCGATCGTGGTCCGGAACAACCGGTCCCTGGTTTCGTTCCTCGGCAACACGCTGATCGACGGAACGGCCAACACTCTGGTTCGCGAACCGGCGATCCTGATCCACGACAACACCGGCGACATCTCCTTCCAGACGGTTTCGATCTCGAACGTCACCGGATCGAGCAGCCAGACCCTGCCCGACCCCAACGGCCCGAATCCCGACATCGCTTACGCTTCGGGCGTGACGATCTTCGACAACCCCGCCAGCGTCAATTTCAGCTCGCTCAGCGTCGACACCGTCTTCGGCGCCGGTCTGCTTGCGTTCAACGTCGGAACCACGACGACGGACTTCACCACGAACCTGGTGACGGGCACGGGCGGTCTGACGATCGGCGGGGGTGCGTTCACCGCAACCACCAACGCCAACACCGAATCGGCGATCAACATTCAGGAGTCCGTCATGAACGTGACTCTGAACAGCGTCGACGTCTTCAGCTACACCAGCGCGATCAATCTGATCAACAACGTCGGCGTGGGGACCCCGACCGTCACGACGAACGGATCGTTCCCGACTTCGATGCCGGCGGCGTTTACGATTACGGGGGCGTCGGGAGTGCTGCGGAGCGGCGGCGTCATGTCCGGCGGCTTCGCCAGCAACATCTTCGTCCGCAACTCCGGCGACATCAGCCTCAGCAACATCGAATCGAGCCTCTCGCTCAACTCCGGGATCGACGTCGCCGACACGCGATCGCTCTTTGTCTTCAACGGCGATTTCACCGGCAACCTCGATCACGGCATCGTTGTGGCGGATGTGCCGCTCGTCGCGATCGACAGCTCGAGGCTCAGCAACAACGGATCGACGGCCGGCCCGAACAACGAAATCCGGCTGACCGGTTCGATCAGCAGCTCCACGCTCGACGACACTTACACGCGGATCAACGCCACGCAGATTCTGGGATACAACTGGGCGATTACGAACAACGTGATCGTCGACGGCGCCGGCGACAACACCGACGAAGTGATCTTCATCAGCGGCAACAACAACGCATCGCCGCTGACGCTCGTCGTCGACGGCAACGCCATTTCGTCGTCGGAGGCGGTGTCGACGGACGTGGAGCTCGTCTGGGCCGGGCCGCTCCAGGCTTCGTTCACCCGGAACATCTTTAATACGACGGGGGGACTGTCGACCGGTCTCGACATCCGGGCTCAATCCAATAACTCGACGTCCGACATCCAGATCCTGTCGAATCAGTTCGGGGGATCGCTGGGCGGCAACACTGGCCTGAACGTCGCGACCAGCGGCCCGTCGTCCGTGCTCGTGGGGAGCTACGCCAATACGGGAGTGGGGAATATCTTCAACCTGAACGGGTCCCTGGGGACGAACAACACCGTCGTGAACAACATCGGCATGCAATTCAACTTCGCTCCGAACACGTTCGCGAGCATTTACGACAATCAGATGACGATGAACGGAGACGGCGACACGGCGATCGACGTGATCTTTGCGTCGGGGCCCGGCACGACGCTGGCAGTCAACAACAACCTGATCAACATGAACGGGCAGAACGGCGGCGCTCTCGAAGAGGGCATCGTGATCGAGTCTGTGATCGGGACGGTCAATCTGTTCGGCACTCAGAACAACATCATCAACTTCAACAACTCGAACTTCTTCAACACCTACCGGTTCCCGCCGACGGGGATCAACGGGACGATCATCATCAACGGGGCGGCCGTTCCGTAA
- a CDS encoding VOC family protein, translating to MLQRLKTRGKLLAAGAALVALGTLIGRAQQDSADSPFATPTIDIGMCVSDAEKSLAFYKDALGFREAPSFDVPAQFSTDTGLSNNLPLHVHVLTLGEGPGATKLKLIQTRTSPGARVDQSFIHSTYGIRYLTIVVKDVNAAVKHAAEHGAKPIAKCPQPLPAGFPEGLALANFRDPDGNLIELVGPWKKP from the coding sequence ATGCTGCAACGTCTCAAGACCCGTGGAAAGCTTCTGGCCGCCGGCGCCGCGCTCGTCGCCCTCGGAACTCTGATCGGCCGTGCACAGCAGGACTCTGCCGACAGCCCGTTCGCCACCCCGACGATCGACATCGGCATGTGCGTCAGCGACGCCGAAAAGTCCCTCGCCTTCTACAAAGACGCCCTCGGTTTCCGCGAGGCCCCGTCGTTCGACGTCCCCGCCCAGTTCTCGACTGACACCGGCCTGTCGAACAACCTGCCGCTCCACGTGCACGTGCTGACCCTCGGCGAGGGACCGGGCGCGACGAAGCTCAAGCTGATCCAGACCAGAACCTCGCCCGGCGCCCGCGTCGACCAGAGCTTCATCCACTCGACCTACGGCATCCGCTACCTGACGATCGTCGTCAAAGACGTCAACGCCGCCGTCAAACACGCCGCCGAACACGGCGCCAAGCCGATCGCAAAATGCCCCCAGCCCCTCCCGGCCGGCTTCCCCGAGGGCCTCGCCCTCGCCAACTTCCGCGATCCCGACGGAAACCTGATCGAACTGGTCGGCCCCTGGAAAAAACCGTAA
- a CDS encoding polyphosphate kinase 2 family protein, protein MNDLDRLVDRFRVVPEKKFRLRDHSPGWEGNEDVPEEQRRDIAAKLLETSVREVAEAQELLYASDTWSVLVIFQAMDAAGKDSTIKHVMSGVNPQGVSVTSFKHPSAMELDHTYLWRCMSALPERGRIGIFNRSYYEEVLVVRVHPELVAAQRIPDADPSKKKFWKGRYEDINQMEHHLSRNGTRIIKFFLNVSKDEQRKRFLERVNEPNKHWKFSPSDLQERAFWDDYQKAYQEMLEQTSTRWAPWYVIPADHKWVTRAAVAHILAREIGRLDVKYPEVSDAQRAEIEEARLRLDAEGGE, encoded by the coding sequence ATGAATGATCTCGATCGGCTCGTCGACCGCTTTCGCGTTGTCCCCGAGAAGAAGTTTCGGCTGCGCGACCATTCTCCGGGGTGGGAGGGGAATGAAGACGTTCCGGAGGAGCAGCGGCGGGACATTGCCGCCAAGCTGCTGGAGACCAGCGTTCGCGAGGTGGCGGAGGCTCAGGAGCTGCTGTACGCCTCGGACACGTGGTCGGTGCTGGTGATTTTTCAGGCGATGGACGCGGCGGGGAAGGACAGCACGATCAAGCACGTGATGTCGGGGGTGAATCCGCAGGGGGTGAGCGTTACGAGTTTCAAGCATCCGTCGGCGATGGAGCTGGATCACACGTATCTGTGGCGTTGCATGAGCGCGCTGCCGGAGCGGGGGCGGATCGGGATCTTCAACCGGTCTTACTATGAAGAGGTCCTGGTGGTGCGCGTCCATCCGGAGCTGGTGGCGGCGCAGCGGATTCCGGATGCGGACCCGTCGAAGAAGAAGTTCTGGAAAGGGCGGTACGAAGACATCAATCAGATGGAGCATCATCTGTCGCGGAACGGGACGCGGATCATCAAGTTTTTCCTGAACGTGTCGAAGGACGAGCAGCGGAAGCGGTTTCTGGAGCGAGTGAACGAGCCGAACAAGCACTGGAAGTTTTCGCCGTCGGACCTTCAGGAACGGGCGTTCTGGGACGACTACCAGAAGGCGTATCAGGAGATGCTGGAGCAGACGAGCACGCGATGGGCGCCGTGGTACGTGATTCCCGCGGACCATAAATGGGTGACGCGGGCCGCCGTCGCTCATATTCTGGCCCGCGAGATCGGCAGGCTGGATGTCAAGTACCCGGAGGTGAGCGATGCGCAGCGGGCGGAGATTGAAGAGGCGCGGCTGCGGCTGGATGCGGAAGGAGGAGAATGA
- a CDS encoding transposase produces the protein MQIGGPIARLSTFPRRFPPRSPQRKSASTLRKRRQGIQAWYDHLIGTGLLEGKNNKIKLLQRQAFGDRDKEFCKLTLLRLHRSQSAFAG, from the coding sequence TTGCAGATCGGCGGCCCCATCGCCAGACTTTCAACATTCCCCCGGAGATTTCCGCCCCGTTCCCCGCAGCGCAAGTCTGCCAGCACGTTGCGCAAGCGCCGGCAGGGGATTCAGGCCTGGTACGACCACCTGATCGGCACGGGCCTGCTGGAAGGGAAGAACAACAAGATCAAACTTCTGCAGCGGCAAGCGTTTGGCGACCGCGACAAGGAGTTCTGCAAACTCACACTCCTCCGCCTGCACCGCAGTCAGAGCGCATTCGCCGGATGA
- a CDS encoding carbon storage regulator: MLLPRSASLLVVRAVRRGLPMQVISRGVDESLVIGDMVVTVLEVQPTHVRLGISAPDAIPPYWEETLYLEDSMEACESEVLAYS; encoded by the coding sequence ATGCTGCTTCCCCGAAGCGCATCCCTTCTTGTCGTGCGGGCCGTTAGACGAGGACTCCCGATGCAGGTCATTTCCCGCGGTGTTGACGAGAGCCTGGTAATTGGCGACATGGTAGTGACGGTGCTGGAGGTTCAGCCTACTCACGTGCGCCTCGGAATCAGTGCTCCCGACGCGATCCCGCCCTACTGGGAAGAGACCCTCTACCTCGAAGATTCTATGGAAGCCTGCGAGTCCGAAGTTCTGGCGTATTCCTGA
- a CDS encoding D-2-hydroxyacid dehydrogenase, which translates to MKLVISPAVNDSRLARIVTAAGPMTVVNAADAATAVCEIVDADAFFGKLTPELLRAAKHLRWVQSPTASLEHYLFPELVEHPCQLSNMRGLFSDVIADHVMGLVLCFARNLHVYLRQQTWAPVGDQSAVTDFVSAPGTSTPVDAAHQHLSDLTLGVVGVGAIGAEILQRAKCFGMSLRGVDPQRRSVEGVLDEVWPVERLPELLAQSDYVVIAAPQTPETYKLFRRPLFQQMRRSAVLVNIGRGAIVDLADLTEALRAGEIAGAALDVCEIEPLPAEHPLWRMSNVIITPHVAAASPRIAERHLETLLENVRRFVRGEPPATLVDKRKWY; encoded by the coding sequence ATGAAGCTGGTGATCTCGCCTGCCGTGAATGACTCGCGTCTCGCGCGCATCGTGACGGCTGCAGGACCGATGACCGTCGTCAACGCCGCCGATGCCGCAACCGCTGTGTGCGAGATCGTCGATGCCGACGCGTTCTTCGGCAAGCTGACTCCCGAACTGCTTCGCGCGGCTAAGCACTTGCGCTGGGTGCAGTCTCCCACGGCGAGCCTCGAGCATTATCTGTTTCCGGAACTGGTCGAACATCCCTGCCAGTTGAGCAACATGCGCGGGCTGTTTTCCGATGTGATCGCGGACCACGTGATGGGACTCGTCCTCTGCTTTGCGCGAAATCTGCACGTCTACCTGCGGCAGCAGACCTGGGCGCCGGTGGGCGATCAGAGCGCCGTGACCGACTTTGTCAGCGCCCCAGGCACCTCCACGCCGGTCGATGCCGCCCATCAGCATCTGAGCGACCTCACCCTGGGAGTCGTCGGCGTCGGCGCGATCGGCGCGGAGATTCTCCAGCGGGCGAAGTGCTTCGGCATGTCGCTGCGGGGCGTCGATCCGCAGCGACGTTCGGTCGAGGGCGTGCTGGACGAGGTCTGGCCGGTCGAACGATTGCCCGAACTGCTCGCGCAGAGCGACTACGTGGTGATCGCGGCGCCGCAGACGCCCGAGACGTACAAGCTGTTCCGCCGGCCGCTGTTTCAGCAGATGCGGCGGAGCGCGGTCCTGGTGAATATCGGGCGGGGTGCGATTGTCGATCTCGCCGACCTGACCGAGGCGTTACGGGCCGGCGAGATTGCGGGCGCGGCTCTCGACGTCTGCGAGATTGAGCCGCTGCCTGCCGAGCATCCGCTGTGGCGCATGTCGAACGTGATCATCACGCCCCACGTGGCGGCCGCGTCGCCGCGGATTGCGGAACGGCATCTGGAGACGCTGCTGGAGAACGTCCGACGGTTCGTGCGGGGGGAACCGCCGGCGACGCTGGTGGATAAGCGGAAGTGGTATTGA
- a CDS encoding DUF6714 family protein: MTNEERRVADLIREAFQGVTLGDGIGLLEAQGMDDYECGETLAKYRAKDEKNDWSAIPAGTLNRCNSSLSFFDPAGMRFHLPAFLLVDLEGTLPQEMDFKLGVLSEYRRSQLSLLSPAQRDAIREFLLLCLQKDPEGFNAPSIRRSVDTYWAPSIDT; this comes from the coding sequence ATGACCAACGAAGAACGCCGCGTCGCCGACCTGATTCGCGAAGCCTTTCAAGGCGTCACGCTGGGCGACGGCATTGGTTTGCTGGAGGCGCAGGGAATGGACGACTACGAATGTGGCGAAACGCTCGCGAAGTACCGGGCCAAAGATGAGAAAAACGATTGGTCCGCAATCCCCGCAGGGACGTTAAACCGGTGCAACAGCAGTCTCAGTTTCTTTGATCCGGCGGGAATGCGGTTTCATCTGCCGGCGTTTCTACTTGTGGATCTCGAGGGCACGCTGCCACAAGAAATGGATTTCAAGCTCGGGGTTCTGTCGGAATACCGCCGATCGCAGTTGAGTCTATTGTCGCCGGCTCAGCGCGACGCCATCCGGGAATTTCTTCTGTTGTGTCTGCAAAAGGATCCCGAAGGATTCAACGCACCGTCCATCCGACGATCCGTCGACACCTATTGGGCACCGTCCATCGATACCTGA
- a CDS encoding ABC transporter permease has product MNLLTIAWKSVRQRSLSSTLTAFSIALGIMLMVSVLVIFGVVESTFSQRSINYDLIVGPKGSPLQLVLSTVYHVSPPIENLPYKFYKDLQKRPEVSVAIPIAFGDVTEQGSFPIVGTTPQFFELDYAPRRPFLVNGDFVRKPFDAVIGQRVARENGWTLGTKFKLVHGGADTGHVHDEEFEVKGILAPTGTPHDKTVYVNLEGFYMIEGHDKPIGEAIERERKFFGLSPLSKEELAAQVKRLGGHDHEGHDHAGHDHQHAIPDVQKEVTAVLVQCKTQIAANLLAGELKKGYQAMGINPIMPMQQLFNDVLGGVRTLLIVLTGLIVIVSGIGIFVSIYNSMSARQKEIAIMRALGARRTTVFGIILLESILLCVGGGLFGLLLGHGLVFAAAPLVEARSGILMDPLAFDPWELVLFPVLLGVGSFVGFLPGMAAYRTDVAQALSGQ; this is encoded by the coding sequence ATGAACCTGCTGACCATCGCCTGGAAGAGCGTCCGCCAGCGGTCGCTCTCTTCGACGCTCACCGCCTTCAGCATCGCCCTGGGCATCATGCTCATGGTGTCGGTGCTCGTCATCTTCGGCGTCGTCGAAAGCACCTTCAGCCAGCGCTCGATCAACTACGACCTGATCGTCGGCCCCAAGGGAAGTCCGCTGCAGCTCGTGCTGAGCACGGTCTATCACGTCAGTCCGCCCATCGAGAACCTCCCCTACAAGTTCTACAAGGATCTGCAGAAGCGGCCGGAAGTGAGCGTGGCGATACCGATTGCGTTCGGCGATGTGACCGAACAGGGGAGTTTTCCCATCGTCGGAACAACCCCTCAATTCTTTGAGCTCGACTACGCCCCCCGACGGCCCTTCCTGGTCAACGGCGACTTCGTGCGCAAGCCGTTCGACGCCGTCATCGGCCAGCGCGTCGCGCGGGAGAACGGGTGGACGCTGGGGACGAAGTTCAAGCTGGTGCATGGCGGCGCGGATACGGGTCACGTGCACGATGAAGAGTTCGAGGTGAAGGGAATTCTGGCGCCGACCGGTACGCCTCACGATAAGACGGTCTACGTGAACCTCGAAGGGTTCTACATGATCGAGGGGCACGACAAGCCGATCGGCGAAGCCATCGAACGGGAGCGGAAGTTCTTCGGCCTGTCCCCGCTCAGCAAGGAGGAGCTCGCCGCCCAGGTCAAGCGGCTCGGCGGACACGATCACGAAGGCCATGACCACGCAGGCCACGACCACCAGCACGCTATTCCCGACGTGCAGAAGGAAGTTACGGCCGTTCTGGTGCAGTGCAAGACGCAGATCGCCGCCAACCTGCTCGCCGGGGAACTGAAGAAAGGCTACCAGGCGATGGGCATCAACCCGATCATGCCGATGCAGCAGCTCTTCAACGACGTCCTGGGTGGCGTCCGGACGCTGCTGATCGTGCTGACGGGGCTGATCGTGATCGTCTCGGGGATCGGCATCTTCGTCAGCATCTACAACTCGATGTCGGCCCGCCAGAAGGAAATCGCCATCATGCGGGCGCTCGGCGCCCGCCGGACGACGGTCTTCGGCATCATCCTGCTGGAGTCGATCCTGCTCTGCGTCGGCGGCGGCCTGTTCGGCCTGCTGCTGGGCCACGGCCTGGTCTTCGCAGCCGCTCCGCTGGTGGAAGCCCGCTCGGGAATCCTGATGGACCCGCTGGCCTTCGATCCCTGGGAACTGGTCCTCTTCCCGGTCCTGCTGGGCGTCGGCTCCTTCGTCGGCTTCCTGCCGGGCATGGCGGCCTACCGGACGGACGTGGCGCAGGCGCTGTCGGGCCAATAG
- a CDS encoding ABC transporter ATP-binding protein: protein MSLQLRNIRKTYREPGGGVITILNIAEFQLAVGEQVVLVGQSGGGKTTLLNVIAGITMPDAGEVKIGGVDITRLHESARDRFRAERIGYVFQTFNLLPAFTALENVLLGMSFGGRPVNRAKASELLDRVGLAHRLHHKPGQLSVGEQQRVSVARALVNTPQILLADEPTANVDPAHQQSVLDLIRDTCREHEVALLMVTHAPEVAGQFERVEKLSDFNRPGT from the coding sequence ATGAGTCTGCAGCTCCGCAATATCCGCAAGACCTACCGCGAGCCCGGCGGCGGCGTCATTACCATCCTCAATATCGCCGAGTTCCAGCTCGCCGTCGGCGAACAGGTGGTCCTGGTGGGGCAAAGCGGCGGCGGTAAAACCACGCTCTTGAACGTGATCGCCGGCATCACCATGCCCGATGCGGGCGAAGTCAAAATCGGCGGCGTGGACATCACCAGGCTGCACGAGTCCGCCCGCGATCGCTTCCGGGCCGAGCGGATCGGCTACGTCTTTCAGACATTCAATCTGCTCCCCGCCTTCACGGCTCTCGAAAACGTGCTGCTGGGGATGAGCTTCGGCGGACGGCCTGTGAATCGCGCCAAAGCGTCGGAGCTGCTCGATCGCGTGGGGCTCGCGCATCGCCTGCACCACAAGCCCGGCCAGCTCTCCGTCGGCGAACAGCAGCGGGTGTCGGTGGCGCGGGCGCTGGTGAATACGCCGCAAATTCTGCTGGCGGACGAGCCGACGGCCAATGTCGATCCCGCTCACCAGCAGTCGGTGCTGGATCTGATCCGCGACACGTGCCGCGAGCACGAAGTCGCCCTGCTGATGGTGACGCACGCCCCCGAAGTGGCCGGGCAGTTCGAACGCGTCGAAAAGCTGTCCGATTTCAACCGGCCCGGGACCTGA